The Myxococcus fulvus sequence GCTCACCGCCACGTCCGGCGGCGCCCCGGGGGTGTCCGGCTCCGCGCGCGTCAACGCGTACACGCCGCCCCTGCCGCCCGTCACGGGCCTGCCCACCACCACCACCATCCAGACGCCCGCGGTCAACGCGCATATCACCATCGGCACGGGCAACATCCTGTCCGCGCGCGTGCGTGACTCGAACAACAACCCCGTCATCGGCCCCACGAACGGCGTCGTGACGTTCTACGTGGCCGGTGTCCCGGTGGGCGCGGACGCGGACGTCAACGCGGACGGCCTGTTCACCTTCGACTGGGTGCCGCCCTCGGACGCGTGGACGGTGACGGGCGCGCAGGACTTCCGCGCGGTGTACTCGGGCATCGAGCGCCAGGCGCCGCTGTCCAACCTGCTGGGCAGCACCGACTCGCGCACCGTCATCATCGACCCGTTCCCGCACCTGACGCCGTCGGTCACCATCGGCAACCCGCCCGCCTTCACGCGCGAGACGACGCTGGACATCTGGGGCTACGCCACGCCGCGCGCGCCCGGGGCCGTCGTCACGTACGCGGCCTTCATCATCAACGGCGCCACCGTCATCCCGCTCACGCCGGGCAACGGCGGCCTCATCTACACGACCATCACCCTGCAGGAAGGCCCCAACATCATCCAGCTCACCGCGCGCGACAGCTTCGGCGGGGTGACGACGAAGCAGGTCAACCTCACGGTGGACCGCGTGCCGCCCATCCTGACGGTGCAGTCGCCGGTGAACGGCGCCGCGCTGGGCCAGCTCAACGTGACGGTGACGTCGTCGGTGCAGGACCAGACGCCGGTGCGCGTGGAGACGCAGTGGGTGGCGTCGTCCATCCTGGAGTTCGGCAACGGCACGGTGGAGCACACGGTGCCGATGAACTACGGCGACCAGGTCATCCTGGTGCGCGCCACGGACAGCGCCTTCAACGTGACGGAGAAGCTGGTGTTCATCTGGGTGGACCCGGGCTCGCCCGTCGTCTCCACCAACCCCGGTGACAACCAGATTTTCGGCGCGCAGCCGAACCACCAGCTGACGTACACGGTCAACGTGCAGTCCCTGTCCGCCGCGACGGTGCGCATCAACGGCGGCGCGGCGCTCTCCGTGGCCCGCGGCGGCGGCGCGGTGCAGAGCACGCTGACGCTCAGCCCGGGCGTCAACAACCTCTCCATCGTCACGCTGAGCGAGACGGGCGTGTCCACCACCACGACGCGTCGGGTGAACTACGACGTGCAGGCCCCCGCCGCCACGCTGCTGTCGCCCGCCTCGGGCGCCACGGTGAGCGGCACCATCACCCTGCGCGCGCGGGTCACCGACAACTTCGGCCCCATCACCCACGTGGGCTTCAGCCGCGACATGTCCGGCATCCGCCCGGGCACGCAGCAGGCGAACGGTGACTGGACGGCGACGCTCGACACCACCGAGCTGCTGGATGGCTCGCACACCGTCGACGTGTGGATGAGCGACGGCGTGGGCAACTCCACGGTCCAGCGCTTCAACTTCTTCGTCGACAACTGATGCACCCGTAGGTCCGGGGTGGCCTCTTCGCTGGAGGCCACCCCGAGCCGGCCCGCTCAGCCCAGGAGCGCGGCCAGCTTCTCGTGGCCCTTCTGCCGGGCGCGGTCGGCCGGCGTCTCCGCCTCCAGGTTGCGCAGCGACTTGTTCGCGCCCGCGGCGAGCAGCACCTCCACCACCTCCTGCAGCCCGTTGCGCGCCGCCGTGTGCAGGGGCGTGTTCCCATCCAGGTCAGGGATGTCCGGGTTGGCCTTGCGCGCCAGCAACGCCTGCACGCTGCTCACGAGCCCCATCCACGACGCGAGGAACAGGGGCGTCGCGCCCGACGCGTCGCGCGCGTCGACGTCCTGCGTGGGCCGGTGCTCGAGCACCAGCGCCAGCGCCGCGAAGCGCTTCATCGCCGCGTAATGCAGCAGGTTCTGCTGGTCCGGCGCCACGGGCTTCGTGGTGTCGAGCCCCGTCTCCAACATCGCCTTGATGACCGAGGGCGGCTGCCCCAGCCCCACCGCCATGGACGCGGGCGTGACGAGCACCTGCTCCGGCGGCGTGCCCAGGTCCACCCACTCGTCCAGCGGCGAGCCCGCGGCGACGAGCGCCAGGACGAACTCCTCCGGCAGCCGGTGCAAGAGCGCCTTCGCCAGCGCCGTCTCACCCTTGCGGTCCTTGGTCCCCGCCTTCGCGCCATGCGCGAGCAGCAGCTTCACCGCCGCCCCCGCCATGTGCTCACGCTCGCCCTTCTTGTACCGGTCCCCCTCGCGCTCGCGGTACAGCTGCACCAGCAGGTGCAGCGGCGCCAGGCCGGACGGGCCCACCGCGTCCGGGTTCGCCCCCGCCTTCAACAGCGCCTCCGCGATGCCCAGGTGATGCGTGCGCAGCGCCAGCTCCAGCGGCGTCACCGACGCCTTGTCGCTCACCCCGTCCGCCTTCGCCCCTCGCGCGAGCAGCACCTCCACCACGCCGAGCGTCTCCGGCGACGTGCCGCGCACACAGGCCTGGTGCAGCGCCGTCCACCCCTCCTCCTCTTTGCTGTCCGCGCCCTGCGCCGCGTTCACGTCCGCGCCCGCGTCCAGCAGGGCGGTCAGGATGTCCCGCGCCTTCGTGCCCTCGCGTGAGGCCGCCACGGCGAGCGGCGCCCGGCCGAACCCGTCCCGGACACTCCAATCCGCCGTCGCGACCCGAGCCTTCACGGCGGCGACATCCTCCTGGGAGATGGCATCGAGCAGCGCTTGAGACATCGAAAGTCGTCCTTCCTGTCCCCACGCGCGAGAGCGACGAGCACCGGGATGGGCCACGAGATGAGGCGTGAGACAGGCGGTCTTCCTCGCATGTTTCAGCGCGCACGGTCAGCAGCCAACCGCGTTGACACGACGCATCCATCACCGCTGGCAAGTATCGACGGACCTCGCGAGTCCGGGCGCACCCCGGAGTCTGACATTGTGAGAGCCATGGCTCGCGCATCGCGAGAGCACAGGGCCAGGCTCCTCGCCCGCCCACCGACCCGGGGCTCGGGCGCGTTACACAATGACTGTCATTCGGGATTCCATGGACAGGAGGAATCGACTCGCGGATTCCCGAGCAAATCCCCCGTGCTCACCCAGTATGCCGCTCTCTCGGACACGCCCTTTGCCGCTCGGTGCTGGGTCTGATGACACCTGCTTCACTCGCCCTGCGAGCGGGCTCGAAAGTGCGGGCCCCTTTGTTTGTGATTGAGCGCATGCCGGTCATGATTCGTCCCGGGCGCCGAGTCTCTGGGCGTGAACCGCGCGCGGGCCCGGCTCCATGGGTACACGTCCGATGTCCATCCGCGCGCTCTTGCTTCGTTCCGTCTCGCCCTCGCTCTGGGGGCTCGTGCTCGTCACGCTGCTGTCCGCCACGGCCTCTCGCGCGAACGAGCGCGTGGAGGCGGCCCAGCGCGCGCTCGACTTCGTCAGCGCGGACGCCGTCACGTGGACGAAGGACCAGGGCTGCACGTCGTGCCACCGCCACGGCGCCACGCTCTTCGGCCTCACCCAGGCCAGCGCCAACGGCTTCGACCTGGACACCGCCACCACCAACGGGCGCACCAACCGCGAGAACATGGAGCGGCTCGCGCGCGATTTGCTCGTGGGCCAGGACGCGAGCGGCTCGTGGTCGCTGGAGGGCGTGCACTACCGCAACGCGTACACCAGCTACGCGGCCTTCGGGCTCGCCGGCTACGACGCGAAGGTGGGCAACCGGCACGCGGAGGCGCTGGCGCGCGCGGCGGACTGGGCCGTGAGCACGCAGGAGCTGAGCGGGCGCTGGGTGGAGGACTATCCGCTCCGGCCCGTGGGCGCCTCCAACATGGGCGTCACCGCGCGGCTGATGACGGCGCTCGCCCAGGCCCGCGTGCACGCCGACCCCGCTCGCGCCGCTCAGTATCAGGACGCGCTCCGTCGCGCCGCCGCGTACCTGCGCGAGCACCTGAACGACCTGGCGGAAGGCCCCTTCGACGACGCCCAGCGCTACACGTATCAGGTGGCGTGGACGGCCGTGGGCCTGAAGGCCGCGGGCCCCGGTGAGCAGGGCGAGAACACGGCCGCGCTGGAGTCCGTGGCCGCGCGCTTGCTCGCCACGCGCACGCTCGACGATGCGCCGGGCTGGGGCAGCCTCGACGGCGAGGCCCCGGACGAGACCTCCACCAGCTTCGCCCTGTACGCGCTGTGCCTCGCGGGCCGCACGCCGGAGCAGGAGCCTCGCGTCGCGCGGGCGCTCGAGTGGCTCACCTCACGGCAGGCCGAGGACGGCGGCTGGGGCGTGGGCACCTCCCGCCATCCGGACATCCCCACCACCTTCGCCACGCTCGCGCTGACCTGCTTCCCCGACAAGGGTGACGGCGTCAGCGTCACCGTGGACGACGCCGCGAGCAAACCCGTGGCCCAGGCCCTGCCCCATCCCCAGCGCGTCACGTACACGCTCGTCGTGCTCCACGAGGGACC is a genomic window containing:
- a CDS encoding ankyrin repeat domain-containing protein translates to MSQALLDAISQEDVAAVKARVATADWSVRDGFGRAPLAVAASREGTKARDILTALLDAGADVNAAQGADSKEEEGWTALHQACVRGTSPETLGVVEVLLARGAKADGVSDKASVTPLELALRTHHLGIAEALLKAGANPDAVGPSGLAPLHLLVQLYREREGDRYKKGEREHMAGAAVKLLLAHGAKAGTKDRKGETALAKALLHRLPEEFVLALVAAGSPLDEWVDLGTPPEQVLVTPASMAVGLGQPPSVIKAMLETGLDTTKPVAPDQQNLLHYAAMKRFAALALVLEHRPTQDVDARDASGATPLFLASWMGLVSSVQALLARKANPDIPDLDGNTPLHTAARNGLQEVVEVLLAAGANKSLRNLEAETPADRARQKGHEKLAALLG
- a CDS encoding Ig-like domain-containing protein; the encoded protein is MFHPASSRRVARPSALVGLVTLLLAFLSTPASAQTQTNTQSTQRAVNFLSSDVATWVTGNGCAACHRVGASTFGLAAARANGYDMAAVVGNGQTNQYNLDFLGQRIATEQLANGSWIHEAASFRNEKTSYATFGLAGYDQSVSTQHSAKLVAAANWALLTQEASGRWPSDYTNFPVNHGSVPTTARIMVGIAQAKQRVDPARAAQYQTALDRAAAYLRTNLDNADPSATGNGMPYTFQVAWAVVGLKAAGPGPANANTVAIDTLANRLLTRASPGNPGWGDLHNAAANDMATGSAIYALCLAGREPATDPRVRSSIEWLKTRQSADGSWRTGSVTFDIPTTFAALGLSCYGDFSVHVTVVGQARKELVIGSQQGQQTTFTFNVKNHGYQADTYTLTTSGGLPAWASFPNPVSLFLPAGGEGTVTVTVNAPANLLPALTSEFTLTATSGGAPGVSGSARVNAYTPPLPPVTGLPTTTTIQTPAVNAHITIGTGNILSARVRDSNNNPVIGPTNGVVTFYVAGVPVGADADVNADGLFTFDWVPPSDAWTVTGAQDFRAVYSGIERQAPLSNLLGSTDSRTVIIDPFPHLTPSVTIGNPPAFTRETTLDIWGYATPRAPGAVVTYAAFIINGATVIPLTPGNGGLIYTTITLQEGPNIIQLTARDSFGGVTTKQVNLTVDRVPPILTVQSPVNGAALGQLNVTVTSSVQDQTPVRVETQWVASSILEFGNGTVEHTVPMNYGDQVILVRATDSAFNVTEKLVFIWVDPGSPVVSTNPGDNQIFGAQPNHQLTYTVNVQSLSAATVRINGGAALSVARGGGAVQSTLTLSPGVNNLSIVTLSETGVSTTTTRRVNYDVQAPAATLLSPASGATVSGTITLRARVTDNFGPITHVGFSRDMSGIRPGTQQANGDWTATLDTTELLDGSHTVDVWMSDGVGNSTVQRFNFFVDN